From Streptomyces sp. TLI_053, a single genomic window includes:
- a CDS encoding PQQ-dependent sugar dehydrogenase, producing the protein MRPTTAGGVGLAVAALIIGTLAVPPAQALTASAATGTGPAAPAASTDYQAESAVVVQGTVATNHTGYTGTGFVDYTNVAGSYVEFAVAAGSAGTASLAFRYANGTATDRPMDIAVNGTVVAAGVSFPATADWNTWADRTLNAQLRAGTNTVRATATTANGGPNLDRLTVAATADTTAPSRPGQPSCTAIGPNGLTLGWPAATDNVGVTAYDVYEHGNKLAETPGDTTTKVLTGLTPATTYNLSVIARDAAGNASPASVAVDCTTTAGTDPAPSAPGAPTVSGVTATSAELAWGAATDDKGVVAYEVRSGAAVLATVTGNPPATGTTVTGLACDAPFTLTVVAKDAAGGVSPASAPVSFTTGACPADGGVPGSPTTLSSGWTVPWGVFWMPDGAGALVTERDSFKVFKQAKSGTKTEIGAVPNTVTTDGEGGLLGVAVDPNWSTNHYVYFMHTAAEGNRIARMTYNGSTLSGYTVLLQGIKKNRYHNGGRLAFGPDGYLYASTGDGQTPNLAQDKNSLNGKILRMTTAGKPAPGNPFNNYVYSLGHRNPQGLAFDRNGRLWEAEFGDSKYDELNLVKPGANYGWPTCEGTCSTSGMTNPKATWPVNVASPSGIAIVRNVVYMAALRGTRMYRIPINGDSESVGTATSYYVGTYGRLRTVTKVPGADQLWLTTTNADNNGNQPDGSDKILKITIG; encoded by the coding sequence ATGCGTCCGACAACCGCCGGCGGCGTGGGTCTCGCCGTCGCCGCACTGATCATCGGGACCCTGGCCGTCCCCCCGGCCCAGGCCCTCACCGCATCCGCCGCCACCGGAACGGGCCCGGCCGCTCCCGCCGCGAGCACCGACTACCAGGCCGAGTCCGCCGTCGTCGTCCAGGGCACCGTGGCCACCAACCACACGGGGTACACCGGCACCGGCTTCGTCGACTACACCAACGTCGCCGGCTCCTACGTCGAGTTCGCCGTCGCGGCCGGCTCGGCCGGCACCGCCTCGCTGGCCTTCCGCTACGCCAACGGCACCGCCACCGACCGGCCGATGGACATCGCCGTCAACGGCACCGTGGTCGCCGCAGGCGTCTCCTTCCCGGCCACCGCGGACTGGAACACCTGGGCCGACCGGACGCTGAACGCGCAGCTCCGGGCCGGGACCAACACCGTGCGCGCCACCGCGACCACCGCCAACGGCGGACCCAACCTGGACCGGCTCACCGTCGCCGCCACCGCCGACACCACCGCACCGAGCCGCCCGGGCCAGCCGTCCTGCACCGCCATCGGTCCCAACGGCCTGACCCTCGGCTGGCCGGCCGCCACCGACAACGTCGGCGTCACCGCGTACGACGTCTACGAGCACGGCAACAAGCTCGCCGAGACGCCCGGCGACACCACCACCAAGGTGCTCACCGGCCTCACTCCCGCCACCACGTACAACCTCAGCGTGATCGCCCGGGACGCGGCCGGCAATGCCTCCCCGGCCAGCGTCGCCGTGGACTGCACCACCACCGCCGGCACCGACCCGGCGCCGAGCGCGCCCGGCGCCCCCACCGTCTCCGGCGTCACCGCCACCTCCGCCGAGCTCGCCTGGGGGGCCGCCACCGACGACAAGGGCGTGGTGGCGTACGAGGTCCGCAGCGGCGCCGCCGTGCTGGCCACCGTCACCGGCAACCCGCCGGCCACCGGCACCACCGTCACCGGCCTGGCCTGCGACGCGCCGTTCACCCTGACCGTGGTCGCCAAGGACGCCGCCGGCGGCGTCTCCCCGGCCTCCGCCCCGGTCTCCTTCACCACCGGTGCCTGTCCGGCCGACGGCGGCGTCCCCGGCTCGCCGACCACCCTCAGCAGCGGCTGGACCGTGCCCTGGGGCGTCTTCTGGATGCCGGACGGCGCCGGCGCGCTGGTCACCGAGCGGGACAGCTTCAAGGTGTTCAAGCAGGCCAAGAGCGGCACCAAGACGGAGATCGGCGCCGTCCCCAACACCGTCACCACCGACGGCGAGGGCGGCCTGCTCGGCGTGGCCGTCGACCCCAACTGGTCCACCAACCACTACGTGTACTTCATGCACACCGCCGCCGAGGGCAACCGGATCGCCCGCATGACGTACAACGGCAGCACCCTATCCGGCTACACCGTCCTGCTCCAGGGCATCAAGAAGAACCGCTACCACAACGGCGGCCGGCTGGCCTTCGGCCCGGACGGCTACCTCTACGCCAGCACCGGCGACGGGCAGACGCCGAACCTCGCCCAGGACAAGAACTCCCTCAACGGGAAGATCCTGCGGATGACCACCGCGGGCAAGCCCGCCCCCGGCAACCCGTTCAACAACTACGTCTACAGCCTCGGCCACCGCAATCCGCAGGGCCTCGCCTTCGACCGCAACGGACGGCTCTGGGAGGCCGAGTTCGGCGACTCCAAGTACGACGAGCTCAACCTGGTCAAGCCCGGTGCCAACTACGGCTGGCCGACCTGCGAGGGCACCTGCTCCACCTCCGGCATGACCAACCCCAAGGCCACCTGGCCGGTCAACGTCGCCTCCCCGAGCGGCATCGCCATCGTGCGCAACGTCGTCTACATGGCGGCCCTGCGCGGCACCCGGATGTACCGCATTCCGATCAACGGCGACAGCGAGTCGGTCGGCACCGCGACCTCCTACTACGTCGGCACCTACGGCCGGCTGCGCACCGTCACCAAGGTCCCCGGCGCCGACCAGCTCTGGCTGACCACCACCAACGCGGACAACAACGGCAACCAGCCGGACGGCTCCGACAAGATCCTCAAGATCACCATCGGCTGA
- a CDS encoding carbohydrate-binding protein: protein MRGYQLVSGSSGVYRADEARVPQGTLDTDHAGHSGAGFVNLSNTPGSYAEWTVRAAAASTASLELRYANGTTADRPMDISVNGTRIAAARPFPPTADWDTWTTSTLPVSLKSGANTVRFTSTTADGGPNLDRITVR, encoded by the coding sequence ATGCGCGGCTACCAGCTGGTGTCCGGCTCCTCCGGGGTCTACCGGGCCGACGAGGCCCGGGTCCCGCAGGGCACCCTCGACACCGACCACGCCGGTCACAGCGGCGCCGGGTTCGTCAACCTCTCCAACACCCCTGGGAGTTACGCCGAGTGGACGGTCCGGGCGGCGGCCGCCTCGACGGCCTCGCTGGAGCTGCGCTACGCCAACGGCACCACCGCCGACCGCCCGATGGACATCTCCGTCAACGGCACCAGGATCGCCGCCGCGCGGCCGTTCCCCCCGACCGCCGACTGGGACACCTGGACCACCAGCACCCTGCCCGTGTCGCTGAAGTCGGGGGCCAACACCGTCCGGTTCACCTCGACCACCGCCGACGGCGGCCCCAACCTCGACCGGATCACCGTCCGCTGA
- a CDS encoding RHS repeat-associated core domain-containing protein: protein MFIHRTAVGRSDAEILYGMRVLRRSTIAVLVALALVCGLVQAAGAAAAGGRRAAVLPGPVATDPLPPGQVSGQAKAGPESGRTQEMEPESGPLHEQAERIRVALAERQAPPPEVPGPPSPDDTAGAAGVVGQPQKAEPASPRSAPQDATAATAVTAASAPGSARTTVGDAVHRGPSAEGAAAEGDSADASGGVVRAAATYGATYDPAPSFVENPRYDNPGRQMVRVTNTGNTAWAAGTVSLGYHLRRSDGAIYNDNGTGTVINATVPPGYYVDVNAIFQTLPAGSFVLNWDLRTLNGGGSGFYSAQGVPASRAVGINVPHYAPTGYVYGPEYNATVDSLAPNLIFNVGADRTQNNYTEFQVCPDTSLSGCWSSGQNPLPMNGFSAAAVLQPPAGVLSWNRTYYWRARVTDASYPNTPWSNLSPFTTVVTAAPDTHLGPGQADPAGVDLYQGNFSHTDTDFTLPVDGAVVTVARTYNSASTTPGVFGPGWSSLLDVRQDVSADGFLTVTYSSGRRIRYGRNPDGTYVPAYGQSDEARYAKPGAVGLADGTVYLFNPDGTLHSITGPGGQVSNLNYTAGRLSRIDLGVSRALYATWDGNGRLAALSTNGGTPQRLPGVQTWTYGYNGQGALTSACNPRWDVSACSTYAYGGPGQRLSTITPPNGAAETVTLGYDPVDGRVTTVALPNASGPGGDTWSYTKRDPVQSNAAFTVHVSAPTGLTTDYQFGPRGELWNRWTGTPTPQTNNTRTWTYDRAGRVESLTDENGNITEYYHDGWGNLHTVNQARDGQNLVSTSYHYFTGAGTTYDLDDPRTGRIVEIVDPNFHRTTMAYNGHGDLTAVTAPPTAAAPGGARTTYEYTCDTGGGWNPNAAPVTVNDPAGGGGRQPCGMLAATTDPDGRTTRYGYDSFGEQTRITTPAGEITDLFHDGLGHLTRKTVTQPDGSPAAETTYVYDGAGHLVTQTDPAVKNEITGVVHQRRTVNTYDANGNLKSATVSDTTPSANGGDAPRTTAYDYDTRGRQTAVRVNGTGTGTKTYDGLGNVVRSTDGNGNVYTYTYHQRTGWLLGIAMPTFADDPASPGTTRQVQLVAYTYDNAGRVATSQDAMAARVAYTYSPDNLKLTETFTDYRDTPASPARDLVLHSYTYDLAGNVLTDLAGGSRTTTHTYDADNALLSSTLDPAGLKRTTTHTYDPAGLRLTSTLSDGVRTETSVDQYDPVGRQVRRTVRNDATADLVTAYTRDARGQPLTVTDPRGMPTAGSTPDPAFTTTQRYDSLGRLAATTGPQVKAEDGTGAAPTTVAPTDARGYNTFGELTDVRDARGQVTRTVFDNRGRRVELVHPTSTEPNGNVVTPREKWAYDNNDNVVARTDLLGQTTDITYDGRNRPVKVTAPAATAGGTRGVTRYAWNDEGKLLSEIGPTGAQTLRTYDGMGRVSTLVTVERYVQGPGGAQQFTTTYRYNPFGDLLTESSNGTGVIRNYNAAGEMVNRTVIGRATTAYHYDVAGRVDRVTDELGRRTDVTYDLAGREIRRTVADDNGVTLSTTAWTNDRAGLRTGVTDPNGNTWQAAYDALGRAEKLTDPVPTDADGNTLAAPVTTFGYDAAGNRTRLTDGNGNATYTTYNAWNLPSVRTAPATTAHPAAADRTWRTSYNATGAPVATTAPGGVATASGYDLLGRLTATTGSGAEATTQGRHFGYDQAGRLTSIDAIYGTENFVYNDRGLLLAYSHPSFAGDGDAVYVNQYDALGRTTVRSGVAGTTTFGYDNAGAVTTATDSLTGTTRSYGYDQAGRMTGQTDTTATGTVATRYSFGYDGLDRPLTESAFDAAGNQTGRITYGWDANGNLTSTSGSGKLVGQSNRSYRYDAANRLISTTEQDTRTDYGWDAAGNRTSATVSTLVGGVRTDPVTTTAQYDQRNRLIRTDSPQTAASYQWQPRGTLAAVTTESLPEGDPVTVRTKSDAFDQLVDDGGTANTYDALGRMVLSNGRNVEYDGLGAEPVSDGQWLYARDLAERPTGAKSLAGQTSSLLTNVHGDVIGAADPGNGATRGTRSYGAFGEPGAGTAGLSPLGFQGGWTAPSGKVGARSRWYDPTTGGFTAQDSAPGPVSDAASANLYGYGAANPTSRVDPDGHFSIGVIGSTFSEIVAGLGDVAAAGAEIIAGAAPEVAEAIGAGLLEAGVDVAAGVACVIGCLELLIVGVVVVVVVAGVYYTMQVSADGSLDPTSTGSPETAPIAVDPITSEPVGIDAPVGDPVRAPTPEAGPPLPPHGPPTPPEVRRPVATSTTSTNSWSETSSWYDETYLYNRTDNYVRTTTTYYLDGVQTGQPSVRTDHSWVLTWQLLIDTSNPVVIETPVPGEAQKPVDGQGTARPDGTCGSGGAPTACAGEESAPRPTPDGRGGGKGRNPRGDTCTPEPDDAGDWIDPNLINFSQRTVTKSDYLALMLQGLWNWNRPGTALRVIDRGGQLVSYDNRRLKAARQMRALDPDYRVKVERVDPNAPNPEKSSGMSWDKSFKKRQGSKRNWDENGCGVPWKGLFDLPDDE from the coding sequence TTGTTCATCCACCGGACGGCCGTCGGCCGGTCGGACGCCGAGATCCTCTACGGCATGCGAGTGCTGAGAAGATCGACGATCGCCGTTCTGGTGGCCCTGGCACTGGTCTGCGGACTGGTCCAGGCCGCCGGAGCGGCCGCCGCCGGCGGACGCCGGGCGGCCGTACTACCGGGGCCGGTGGCCACCGACCCCTTGCCACCGGGGCAGGTGTCCGGGCAGGCGAAGGCGGGGCCGGAGAGCGGCCGGACCCAGGAGATGGAACCGGAGTCCGGGCCGCTCCACGAGCAGGCCGAACGGATCCGGGTCGCGCTGGCCGAACGGCAGGCGCCACCGCCCGAGGTACCCGGACCGCCTTCGCCCGACGACACGGCGGGCGCCGCCGGGGTCGTCGGACAGCCGCAGAAGGCCGAGCCGGCGTCGCCGCGGAGCGCCCCGCAGGACGCCACCGCCGCCACGGCGGTCACCGCCGCTTCGGCGCCCGGGTCGGCGCGCACCACCGTCGGTGACGCCGTCCACCGCGGGCCGAGTGCCGAGGGGGCAGCGGCCGAGGGGGATTCGGCCGACGCGTCCGGCGGCGTGGTCCGGGCGGCGGCCACCTACGGCGCCACCTACGACCCGGCACCCTCGTTCGTCGAGAACCCGCGCTACGACAACCCGGGCCGCCAGATGGTGCGGGTCACCAACACCGGGAACACCGCCTGGGCGGCCGGAACGGTGAGCCTCGGCTACCACCTGCGCCGGAGCGACGGCGCGATCTACAACGACAACGGCACCGGCACCGTCATCAACGCGACGGTGCCACCCGGCTACTACGTGGACGTCAACGCGATCTTCCAGACGCTGCCGGCCGGTTCGTTCGTCCTCAACTGGGACCTGCGGACGCTGAACGGCGGCGGCAGCGGCTTCTACTCCGCGCAGGGCGTACCCGCCTCGCGCGCCGTGGGCATCAACGTCCCGCACTACGCGCCCACCGGGTACGTGTACGGCCCGGAGTACAACGCGACGGTCGACAGCCTCGCCCCCAACCTGATCTTCAACGTGGGAGCGGACCGCACCCAGAACAACTACACCGAGTTCCAGGTCTGCCCCGACACCTCACTGTCCGGCTGCTGGAGTTCCGGACAGAACCCCCTTCCCATGAACGGCTTCTCCGCGGCCGCCGTGCTCCAGCCGCCGGCCGGGGTACTGTCCTGGAACCGGACGTACTACTGGCGGGCCCGGGTCACCGACGCGAGCTACCCGAACACGCCGTGGTCGAACCTCTCGCCGTTCACCACCGTGGTCACCGCCGCCCCGGACACCCACCTCGGCCCGGGCCAGGCCGACCCGGCCGGGGTCGACCTCTACCAGGGCAACTTCAGCCACACGGACACCGACTTCACCCTGCCCGTGGACGGTGCCGTGGTCACCGTGGCCAGGACCTACAACAGTGCCAGTACGACGCCCGGTGTCTTCGGCCCCGGCTGGTCCTCGTTGCTGGACGTGCGCCAGGACGTGTCCGCGGACGGCTTCCTGACGGTCACCTACTCCAGCGGCCGCCGGATCCGTTACGGCCGCAACCCCGACGGCACCTACGTACCGGCCTACGGGCAGTCCGACGAGGCCCGCTACGCCAAGCCCGGTGCGGTGGGACTGGCCGACGGCACGGTCTACCTGTTCAACCCGGACGGCACACTGCACAGCATCACCGGTCCCGGCGGCCAGGTGAGCAACCTCAACTACACCGCGGGCCGCCTGAGCCGGATCGACCTGGGCGTCTCCCGTGCCCTCTACGCCACCTGGGACGGCAACGGCCGGCTCGCCGCGCTCTCCACCAACGGCGGAACGCCGCAGCGGCTGCCCGGCGTGCAGACCTGGACGTACGGCTACAACGGCCAGGGTGCGCTGACCTCCGCCTGCAACCCGCGCTGGGACGTGTCCGCGTGCAGCACCTACGCGTACGGCGGGCCGGGGCAGCGGCTGAGCACCATCACCCCGCCGAACGGGGCGGCCGAGACCGTCACGCTCGGCTACGACCCGGTCGACGGCCGGGTGACCACCGTCGCGCTCCCCAACGCCTCCGGCCCCGGCGGCGACACCTGGTCCTACACCAAGCGCGATCCGGTGCAGAGCAACGCGGCGTTCACGGTCCACGTGTCCGCGCCGACCGGGCTCACCACCGACTACCAGTTCGGCCCGCGCGGCGAGCTGTGGAACCGCTGGACCGGCACGCCCACGCCCCAGACCAACAACACCCGCACCTGGACGTACGACCGGGCCGGCCGGGTCGAGTCCCTGACGGACGAGAACGGCAACATCACCGAGTACTACCACGACGGCTGGGGCAATCTGCACACCGTCAACCAGGCGCGCGACGGGCAGAACCTGGTCAGCACCAGCTACCACTACTTCACCGGCGCCGGCACCACGTACGACCTCGACGACCCCCGGACGGGCAGGATCGTCGAGATCGTGGACCCGAACTTCCACCGGACCACGATGGCCTACAACGGTCACGGCGACCTGACCGCCGTCACCGCGCCCCCCACCGCCGCCGCCCCGGGCGGGGCCCGGACGACCTACGAGTACACCTGCGACACCGGCGGGGGCTGGAACCCCAACGCCGCCCCGGTCACCGTCAACGACCCGGCGGGCGGCGGCGGCAGGCAGCCCTGCGGCATGCTCGCCGCGACCACCGACCCCGACGGACGCACCACCCGCTACGGGTACGACTCCTTCGGCGAGCAGACCAGGATCACCACACCCGCCGGCGAGATCACCGATCTGTTCCACGACGGCCTCGGCCACCTCACCCGCAAGACCGTGACGCAGCCCGACGGCTCGCCCGCGGCGGAGACGACCTACGTCTACGACGGCGCCGGCCACCTCGTCACCCAGACCGACCCGGCGGTGAAGAACGAGATCACCGGGGTGGTCCACCAGCGCAGGACCGTCAACACCTACGACGCCAACGGCAACCTCAAGAGCGCCACGGTCTCCGACACCACGCCCTCGGCGAACGGCGGCGACGCCCCCCGCACCACGGCGTACGACTACGACACCCGCGGCCGGCAGACCGCCGTCCGGGTGAACGGCACGGGCACCGGGACCAAGACCTACGACGGCCTCGGCAACGTCGTCCGCAGCACCGACGGCAACGGCAACGTCTACACCTACACCTACCACCAGCGGACCGGCTGGCTGCTGGGCATCGCCATGCCCACCTTCGCCGACGACCCGGCGTCCCCCGGGACCACACGCCAGGTCCAGCTGGTCGCCTACACCTACGACAACGCCGGGCGCGTCGCCACCAGCCAGGACGCGATGGCCGCCCGCGTCGCGTACACCTACTCCCCGGACAACCTCAAGCTCACCGAGACCTTCACGGACTACCGGGACACCCCCGCCTCACCCGCCCGGGACCTCGTCCTGCACAGCTACACCTACGACCTGGCCGGGAACGTCCTGACCGACCTGGCCGGGGGCTCACGCACCACCACCCACACCTACGACGCCGACAACGCGCTGCTCAGCAGCACCCTCGACCCGGCCGGGCTCAAGCGGACCACCACCCACACCTACGACCCGGCCGGACTGCGGCTCACCAGCACGCTGTCCGACGGAGTCCGCACCGAGACCAGCGTCGACCAGTACGACCCGGTCGGCCGCCAGGTCCGTCGCACCGTCCGCAACGACGCCACCGCCGACCTGGTGACCGCCTACACCCGGGACGCCCGCGGCCAGCCGCTCACCGTCACCGACCCGCGCGGCATGCCGACGGCCGGCTCCACCCCGGACCCGGCGTTCACCACCACCCAGCGCTACGACTCCCTCGGCCGCCTGGCCGCGACCACCGGCCCGCAGGTGAAGGCGGAGGACGGCACCGGCGCCGCGCCCACCACCGTCGCACCGACCGACGCGCGCGGCTACAACACCTTCGGGGAACTCACCGACGTCCGCGACGCGCGCGGCCAGGTGACCCGGACCGTGTTCGACAACCGCGGCCGCCGGGTCGAGCTCGTCCACCCCACCTCCACCGAACCCAACGGCAATGTCGTCACCCCCAGAGAGAAATGGGCGTACGACAACAACGACAACGTCGTCGCCCGGACCGACCTGCTCGGGCAGACCACCGACATCACCTACGACGGGCGCAACCGCCCGGTCAAGGTGACCGCGCCGGCGGCCACCGCCGGCGGCACCCGGGGGGTCACCCGCTACGCCTGGAACGACGAGGGCAAACTGCTCTCCGAGATCGGCCCCACCGGCGCGCAGACCCTGCGCACCTACGACGGCATGGGCCGGGTCAGCACCCTCGTCACCGTCGAGCGCTACGTCCAGGGCCCGGGCGGCGCCCAGCAGTTCACCACCACCTACCGCTACAACCCGTTCGGCGACCTGCTGACGGAGTCCTCGAACGGCACCGGCGTCATCCGCAACTACAACGCGGCCGGGGAGATGGTCAACCGGACCGTCATCGGGCGCGCCACCACGGCCTACCACTACGACGTGGCCGGCCGGGTCGACCGGGTCACCGACGAGCTCGGGCGCCGGACCGACGTGACCTACGACCTCGCGGGCCGGGAGATCCGCCGCACGGTCGCCGACGACAACGGCGTCACCCTCTCCACCACCGCCTGGACCAACGACCGGGCCGGTCTGCGGACGGGCGTCACCGACCCGAACGGCAACACCTGGCAGGCCGCCTACGACGCCCTGGGCCGGGCCGAGAAGCTCACCGACCCGGTGCCCACCGACGCCGACGGGAACACCCTGGCCGCGCCGGTCACCACCTTCGGCTACGACGCCGCGGGCAACCGCACCCGGCTGACCGACGGCAACGGCAACGCGACCTACACCACCTACAACGCCTGGAACCTGCCCTCGGTCCGGACCGCGCCCGCCACCACCGCCCACCCGGCGGCGGCCGACCGGACCTGGCGGACCAGCTACAACGCGACCGGCGCGCCGGTGGCCACCACCGCCCCGGGCGGCGTCGCCACGGCCTCCGGCTACGACCTGCTCGGCCGGCTCACCGCCACCACCGGCAGCGGCGCCGAGGCGACCACCCAGGGCCGGCACTTCGGCTACGACCAGGCCGGCCGGCTGACCTCGATCGACGCGATCTACGGCACCGAGAACTTCGTCTACAACGACCGCGGCCTGCTCCTCGCCTACAGCCACCCGAGCTTCGCCGGGGACGGCGACGCCGTCTACGTCAACCAGTACGACGCGCTCGGCCGGACGACCGTCCGGTCCGGCGTCGCCGGCACCACCACCTTCGGCTACGACAACGCGGGCGCGGTGACCACCGCGACCGACTCGCTGACCGGCACCACCCGCAGCTACGGCTACGACCAGGCCGGTCGGATGACCGGCCAGACCGACACCACGGCCACCGGCACCGTCGCCACCCGCTACAGCTTCGGCTACGACGGGCTGGACCGCCCGCTCACCGAGTCGGCCTTCGACGCGGCCGGCAACCAGACCGGCCGGATCACCTACGGCTGGGACGCCAACGGCAACCTGACCAGTACCAGCGGCAGCGGAAAGCTGGTCGGACAGTCGAACCGGAGCTACCGCTACGACGCCGCCAACCGGCTGATCAGCACGACCGAACAGGACACCCGGACCGACTACGGCTGGGACGCCGCGGGCAACCGCACCTCGGCGACCGTCTCCACCCTGGTCGGCGGGGTCCGGACCGACCCCGTCACCACGACCGCCCAGTACGACCAGCGCAACCGCCTGATCCGCACCGACAGCCCGCAGACCGCCGCCTCCTACCAGTGGCAGCCGCGCGGCACCCTCGCCGCGGTGACCACCGAGTCCCTGCCCGAGGGCGACCCGGTCACCGTCCGCACCAAGTCCGACGCCTTCGACCAGCTGGTCGACGACGGCGGCACGGCCAACACCTACGACGCGCTCGGCCGGATGGTCCTCAGCAACGGCAGGAACGTCGAGTACGACGGACTGGGCGCCGAGCCCGTCTCCGACGGGCAGTGGCTCTACGCCCGTGACCTGGCGGAACGCCCGACCGGCGCCAAGTCCCTGGCCGGGCAGACGTCCTCGCTGCTCACCAATGTGCACGGTGACGTGATCGGCGCCGCCGACCCCGGCAACGGCGCCACCCGGGGGACCCGCAGTTACGGGGCGTTCGGCGAGCCGGGCGCCGGCACCGCCGGGCTCAGCCCGCTCGGCTTCCAGGGCGGCTGGACCGCGCCCTCCGGCAAGGTCGGCGCCCGGTCGCGCTGGTACGACCCCACCACCGGCGGCTTCACCGCCCAGGACAGCGCACCGGGCCCGGTCTCCGACGCCGCCTCCGCCAACCTCTACGGCTACGGCGCGGCCAACCCCACCAGCCGGGTCGACCCGGACGGGCACTTCTCGATCGGCGTCATCGGGAGCACCTTCAGCGAGATCGTCGCCGGGCTGGGCGACGTCGCGGCGGCCGGCGCCGAGATCATCGCCGGGGCGGCCCCCGAGGTCGCCGAGGCGATCGGCGCGGGCCTGCTGGAGGCCGGGGTCGACGTCGCGGCCGGGGTGGCCTGTGTGATCGGCTGCCTGGAACTGCTGATCGTCGGCGTGGTCGTGGTGGTCGTCGTCGCCGGCGTCTACTACACGATGCAGGTCAGCGCCGACGGCTCGCTCGACCCGACCTCGACCGGGAGCCCCGAGACGGCCCCGATCGCGGTCGACCCGATCACCTCCGAACCCGTCGGCATCGACGCGCCCGTCGGCGACCCGGTCCGGGCACCCACACCGGAGGCCGGCCCACCGCTCCCGCCGCACGGCCCGCCCACCCCGCCGGAGGTCCGCCGGCCGGTGGCCACGTCGACGACCAGCACCAACAGCTGGTCCGAGACCAGTAGCTGGTACGACGAGACGTACCTCTACAACCGCACCGACAACTACGTCCGGACCACCACCACGTACTACCTCGACGGTGTCCAGACCGGCCAGCCGTCGGTCCGCACCGACCACAGCTGGGTGCTCACCTGGCAACTGCTGATCGACACGTCCAACCCGGTCGTGATCGAGACCCCGGTCCCGGGCGAGGCCCAGAAGCCCGTCGACGGCCAGGGCACCGCCCGCCCCGACGGCACCTGCGGCAGCGGAGGTGCCCCGACGGCCTGCGCCGGCGAGGAATCGGCGCCCAGACCGACCCCGGACGGCAGGGGCGGTGGAAAGGGCCGGAACCCGCGCGGCGACACCTGCACGCCCGAACCCGACGACGCCGGCGACTGGATCGACCCCAATCTGATCAACTTCTCGCAGCGCACGGTGACCAAGAGCGACTACCTGGCGCTGATGCTCCAGGGCCTGTGGAACTGGAACCGGCCCGGAACCGCGTTGCGCGTCATCGACCGGGGCGGACAGCTGGTCTCGTACGACAACCGGCGGCTCAAGGCCGCCCGTCAGATGCGGGCCTTGGACCCGGACTACCGGGTGAAGGTCGAACGGGTCGACCCCAACGCGCCGAACCCCGAGAAGTCCAGCGGCATGTCCTGGGACAAGAGCTTCAAGAAGCGCCAGGGCAGCAAGCGCAACTGGGACGAGAACGGCTGTGGCGTACCGTGGAAGGGT